One stretch of Streptomyces peucetius DNA includes these proteins:
- a CDS encoding nucleoside triphosphate pyrophosphatase, producing the protein MGAMTRLVLASASPARLNLLRQAGLAPEVIVSGVDEDALTAPTPADLALVLAEAKAAAVAARPDAAGALLIGCDSVLELDGEALGKPADAEEATARWKAMRGRAGVLRTGHCVIDTVTGRRASATASTTVRFGEPSDAEVAAYVASGEPLHVAGAFTLDGRSAPFIDGIDGDAGNVIGLSLPLLRKLLAELGISITDLWAPA; encoded by the coding sequence ATGGGCGCCATGACCCGTCTCGTACTCGCCTCCGCCTCCCCCGCCCGGCTGAACCTGCTGCGGCAGGCCGGCCTCGCCCCCGAGGTGATCGTCAGCGGCGTCGACGAGGACGCCCTCACCGCCCCCACCCCCGCCGACCTCGCGCTCGTCCTCGCGGAGGCGAAGGCCGCGGCCGTCGCCGCCCGCCCGGACGCCGCCGGTGCGCTGCTGATCGGGTGCGACTCCGTCCTCGAGCTCGACGGCGAGGCGCTCGGCAAGCCCGCCGACGCCGAGGAGGCGACCGCCCGTTGGAAGGCGATGCGCGGCCGGGCGGGTGTCCTTCGGACGGGGCACTGCGTGATCGACACGGTGACCGGCCGCCGCGCGTCGGCGACCGCGTCGACGACGGTCCGGTTCGGCGAGCCGTCGGACGCCGAGGTCGCCGCGTACGTCGCGAGCGGCGAACCCCTGCACGTCGCGGGCGCGTTCACCCTGGACGGGCGCTCCGCGCCGTTCATCGACGGCATCGACGGCGACGCCGGCAACGTCATCGGCCTCTCGCTGCCGCTGCTGCGCAAGCTCCTCGCGGAGCTGGGGATCTCGATCACCGACCTGTGGGCGCCGGCGTAG
- the mmpB gene encoding morphogenic membrane protein MmpB produces MLWSDPENEPPKELRDMQTMLRRAGLVLALAMVVAMFAAGLR; encoded by the coding sequence ATGCTGTGGTCCGACCCGGAGAACGAGCCCCCCAAGGAGCTCCGCGACATGCAGACGATGCTGCGGCGCGCGGGGCTGGTGCTGGCGCTGGCGATGGTGGTGGCGATGTTCGCGGCGGGCCTTCGGTGA
- a CDS encoding TetR/AcrR family transcriptional regulator: MELETHLDATPGTVRPGGRTAKVRAAVLEATQDALADSGFHALNLDRIAAAAGVGKTTVYRRWGSAVGLVTDLLRDMAEQSLPAADTGSLDGDLRANARLVLDTLTDARMGPVFRAVIAAAACDEQCADALRGFYATRLGEWAPVVERGVAQGAVPAGTDPLELLRAVSAPLYYRFAVSREPLTPDTAESAAAAALAAARAGAFVV, translated from the coding sequence ATGGAACTGGAGACCCATTTGGATGCCACTCCGGGTACGGTCCGCCCCGGCGGCCGCACCGCGAAGGTCCGCGCCGCCGTACTCGAGGCCACCCAGGACGCCCTGGCCGACAGCGGCTTCCACGCCCTGAACCTCGACCGGATCGCTGCGGCCGCCGGCGTCGGCAAGACCACCGTCTACCGGCGCTGGGGCTCGGCGGTCGGCCTCGTGACGGACCTGCTGCGCGACATGGCGGAACAGTCGCTGCCGGCCGCCGACACCGGCTCACTGGACGGCGACCTGCGCGCCAACGCCCGTCTCGTCCTCGACACGCTCACCGACGCGCGTATGGGCCCCGTGTTCCGCGCCGTGATCGCGGCGGCGGCCTGCGACGAGCAGTGCGCCGACGCGCTGCGCGGCTTCTACGCGACACGGCTGGGGGAGTGGGCGCCGGTGGTCGAACGCGGCGTCGCACAGGGCGCCGTGCCCGCCGGCACGGACCCGCTGGAACTCCTGCGGGCGGTCTCCGCCCCCCTCTACTACCGCTTCGCGGTCAGCCGCGAGCCCCTGACACCCGACACGGCGGAAAGCGCGGCCGCTGCGGCGCTGGCTGCGGCGCGGGCGGGTGCGTTCGTGGTTTGA
- a CDS encoding SGNH/GDSL hydrolase family protein, which translates to MSEWTAAWAASPQMPSTGFTPNWSQEGFSHQTVRQVVRVTAGGERLRLRLTNAYGTSPLHLTGATVARAARGAAVEEGSVRHVTFDGRRSVAVPARGELRSDPVRLPVEPLGQVTVTLHFAGTTGPSTFHAQAWADTYRADGDHRADAAGAAFTAVTSSWYYLSGVEVAAARADGIVLFGDSITDGFGSTPGADRRWSDALAGLTGRPVLNAGIGGNLVLNDSAWYGERATARFRRDALDQPGVSTVVVLEGLNDIGFSEASDEPTYKPAPVVTAERLIGGYRDLIRQAHGSGLRVIGSTLLPLGGSDHWGAHSARTSREINEWVRTAGAFDAVVDLGRALADPADPDRLHPAFDHGDRLHPNDKGYQAMAEALAHVL; encoded by the coding sequence ATGAGCGAGTGGACCGCGGCCTGGGCCGCCTCCCCGCAGATGCCCAGCACAGGCTTCACGCCGAACTGGTCGCAGGAGGGCTTCTCGCACCAGACCGTGCGTCAGGTCGTGCGCGTCACCGCGGGAGGCGAGCGCCTCCGTCTGCGGCTGACGAATGCCTACGGCACGTCCCCGCTGCACCTCACCGGCGCCACCGTCGCCCGGGCGGCACGCGGCGCCGCCGTGGAGGAGGGGAGCGTACGGCACGTCACCTTCGATGGGCGGCGGTCGGTCGCCGTCCCCGCCCGCGGCGAGCTGCGCAGTGATCCGGTGCGGCTGCCGGTCGAGCCGCTCGGTCAGGTGACCGTCACCCTGCACTTCGCCGGTACGACCGGTCCCTCGACGTTCCACGCCCAGGCCTGGGCGGACACCTACCGTGCCGACGGCGACCACCGGGCCGACGCGGCGGGCGCCGCGTTCACCGCTGTCACCAGCTCCTGGTACTACCTCTCCGGCGTGGAGGTCGCCGCGGCCCGCGCGGACGGGATCGTCCTGTTCGGTGACTCCATCACCGACGGCTTCGGCTCGACCCCGGGCGCCGACCGCCGCTGGTCCGACGCGCTCGCCGGACTCACCGGCCGTCCCGTGCTCAACGCCGGCATCGGCGGGAACCTCGTCCTCAACGACTCCGCCTGGTACGGGGAGCGGGCCACCGCCCGGTTCCGCCGTGACGCCCTCGACCAGCCCGGCGTCTCCACCGTCGTCGTCCTCGAAGGCCTCAACGACATCGGCTTCAGCGAGGCCTCCGACGAACCGACCTACAAACCGGCCCCCGTCGTCACCGCGGAACGTCTCATCGGCGGATACCGCGACTTGATACGCCAGGCGCACGGCAGCGGGCTCCGCGTCATCGGCTCGACCCTGCTGCCGCTCGGCGGCTCCGACCACTGGGGCGCCCACTCGGCCCGCACGAGCCGGGAGATCAACGAGTGGGTCCGGACCGCCGGCGCGTTCGACGCGGTCGTCGATCTCGGCCGCGCCCTCGCGGACCCCGCCGACCCCGACCGTCTTCACCCGGCGTTCGACCACGGCGACCGGCTGCACCCCAACGACAAGGGGTATCAGGCCATGGCCGAGGCACTGGCCCACGTGCTGTGA